A stretch of DNA from Ptychodera flava strain L36383 unplaced genomic scaffold, AS_Pfla_20210202 Scaffold_31__1_contigs__length_3010019_pilon, whole genome shotgun sequence:
GTGCCTTCTTTGAAATTGTCTTGATTCTTTCGATTAGTGTCTTATTCACGATTCATGCGCTATGTTTTAAGTAATCGGAACTTAAaactattttaattttgtttacattacatTATTTGTGGGAGAAATGTAGTGTTTTTATCTGATTGGAATATTTAGCACGAGAGAATTGCTATGAGAATCGTCATTATAATAGtatgatgaaaatatgaaactGAATCATTTTGTAATTCAGGAAAAATTATAGTTCTGGTCAGAAGTACCTTTTCAACTCGTACACTACTTTCATATCAGTTTCAACAAGTATCTTTCAATTGTTAACATATGAAACTTCTTAAAACTTTTTAGACAAGCATGTaattttgtaaagtttacaAAAAACATATCGCTAAAAGCTCATGCCTCAAGGAAATTTGTGGCTAAGTAGGGTCAAATTTGTATGACAGGTTGTCAGATATCTACTGAGTTAGTACTTGAGAATGACCATTATTTAGCGTTATCAATGCCATTATTTTGACTTGACTCTATTTTCCTTTTCGGTATTTATGTTGCAGAAATTCCTGCAGTGTACCCTGACCTTATTCATGGATAGGCCACTCCTTCAATAGCATGGCATCGCTACGTTTTAGCAATTAACTATTGCAGTTAATGTGTGCATACTATCTTTATGTATTTTATGTCTGACTGATAGTCTTTATTTGCTCTTTTTGCTGTGTAGACGGTGGTTACTGGtcaaatttacattaaaacaaaacagaCTGAGTGGTAATCGTTGACACAGCGATGTCTTCGACAGAAAGTAGTTTTCGAGGTACAAGGTGAGTACGTCGATGCAGTCAATTGTTTCAACATCCAAATAAAAAAGGATTTACAACTTCTCTTCTTTGTTGCTCGTTTGTTGTTTCGCTGTTGTATCGCCTTTTACCGTTTTCTATAGCTTGATTTGTTCCGGTAACACATGATTGACGCCGCTGAAAACGCGTTTCTACGAGTATATGCAAAGTGAAGCGAAACCCTTTATCCTTCCAAACTTCTCCCCGTTAAGTTATCAGCTTTTCCATTTAAAAGACGTTTATTTCATGGAAAAATTACATCAATGTTATTCAAATAGTACTGCATAGTGACACTATAACATTTCATTGTCTGCCATGTGTTTCATATTACAGTAACAAAGAACGCCCGGTTGCGTTGGTCGTCTGCTCGTACCTTGGCGTGCAAATCACTGGTGGAGTGGCCGCTGCTGTTCGACAACTGATATATTATTTGCACGCAATAGGGTTGACAATTTATTGCACTGCCTTCAAAGTAAATGATGAAGAGCAGAACGAATTTCGCAAACCTGGCATCAATCTCGTTTATCCAAACCCTCCGCGTTTATATCGTCAAGATAAGCAAGAAATTGCATGGCTTCATAATCATAAGACGTATTTTCCTGACATCAGCAAATTAGAGTCAGTTAAAAATGATCTGCAGTTTAGTATGGTGACATCAATACCAGCTTCCGCTATAAGAGAAGATGTCTTTCCTGATGCGTCATTTTACGTTGTAAACCGTATAAACTTGACACCCCTTTGAGTATTCTTGGTTACGATGAATATCGATACAAAATTGGAAAGAGTTTGCAATAGATAGTAGTAAGGACACAAAAGCCGTATTTTCGATCGGTTCAGAAATATTTGACGACTTTGATGACTACTTTCAACGTGCTGACGAGGTTATAAATCACTTTTCTTTAATGCTTACACCCGATGACAATCTTTTCGACATTAAACGCTCCAGTAAAATCCTACAAGTGGCAAGTTTCAGATTGTGATGTTCGTTGACGAAGTTGATATTGAAGCGTTATCGAGCGAATCTGTATTAGCACAAGTTATGAATCATGTGGCTGAATCTTTACATACGATTAAAAAAGAACCTCCAAAGTGGGTCATTGTTTCAATACCGAAAGGTCGCGAGGatgatttaaaaagtaaattaaatcCTAATTCTCATCCCCATCTCAAAATTGAATGTAAGTCATTCGAAGTTTCCGAAGCTATAAACCTGCTACAGGAATCGCATTTACTTATTGTGCCTCCATCTTCGAACAACTCAGTTAAATTGTCACTCTCTGCAATTGCAATCGGAATCCCACTTCTGGTACCACAGTATTCGTCTAGTCAAAAGGCAATCGACGAGTATTTACCTGATTTAGATGCATGTGAAAGCGCTGTTGATATGAAAAGTAACCACACCGagcttttgagaaaaataaacgGCGCTATTAATAATTATACCCGGTATACTGAGAAGGCTGCGGCATTGAGGAAAATGCTGAAGGTAAAGGCGAAGAAAGTATCAGACGATGTAAAAAACTTGTTGATTACTTTCATAAATCAGCATGAAGATTTCAACCTTGCCAATACAGGGGAAGAAGAATCTGAGAGACCAGGTAGGCATCTTTTAAAGAACCGCGATCATCTTCATACTTGAGTAGCGACATCAAATTTTCTAATCACATTGGTGATGTCAACTTTATGATACACATTTTTACACTGCCATTTCCCTGAACTATTTTAGAAAGTCACCCTAGTATTCTTTGTGCCCTAGGTACATTTACCTACTTCGAAGTTGGTTTACAATATATTTCTACGTTTCCTTGCTACACGCCAGTTTGGCTTTCACTAGTCTAGAAACATATCTAGATAAGGTTGCCTTAATTTCCATTGATAAACACAGCTTTTTTGCTCAACATGTCTACAGGTCAAATGTCTCCTGGAGATGATAAATCCAGATGCCATCCTAAACCTGACCAAGAAGAAACAGGGACAAAAACGCTCAAGCTGAAAAACGGTCAGTACACCTTGTATCtcttgtgaaaatattttgaaaaaaacttgcTTAACGTCTGTTGtatgaaaatgaatgtaaaATGAGCACGCAACTATTCTAAATCGACAGTTCCCCAGTGTGTGTAGAACATGAAACATATACAGTGTTTTTTTTGGCATTTACCTGAATGTAATCCCGTGTTCTTAAGACATGTGACTGAAACGACTTCCGAAAGTTCTACTGTTCATTCTCACTCATTTTTGAACCGAAGGCAACATGTTATTGCTGAAAGAGGAGAAATAAATGATGTCAGTTTTACGGATTCTTTACAAGACAGACTTCTAGCAATAGGGTCTATCATATTTATTTAATTGAAGATTTAGAGTATTGCCCAATGTGTCTTATTTTAGGTGATGTTCACAGAAAGACAACCAGGGGACTGTTCAAGTACAAATAACGGCAGTGATGGTGATGGTAAGAAAACCATTCCAATCCTGATGACACAAATCGGCATCAAAATACACAAGGTAGATATCAATAGTAACTGTGATTTGGCGCTACTCCTAATCCACCAGTGTATTTCAGGGTATAAGTTCGTCTCCTACCTGTATCTCTTGATGTGCAAGGATCAATACAGCTCAAGACTTAGATAATGCATTGTACAAACTAACTTGGTCAAATCGCAAACGAAGAAATACTTGTTTCAGTCCGAAGTCAACTATTCAAGTACTTATAATTCATTCTCCCCGAATCCATGAATATTGCTGTTACTATTTTTTGACACGGCAGTagattaattattggttaaaatGTCAATTTATAGTTTCCGGTAGTTTGGAAAGTAATCAAACTTGTACTATCGTTGTTACTactaatttattttaatattcgaTTTTGTTGGCTGTCTCTGCCGATgatgacatttctgtcaataCTGCTGTAAAGTGCAACTAGTTATTGTGCCGTCTATTGTATTATTACATAAAACTATTCATGAATTTTTACAGGTCACATTAGTGTACGATTACGTGTCAATGGTGGTGTGCCCGAGAACGACAGACCAATGGCTGACATAGAGCATGATCTATTTAGACATGCAAGCACCCAGACAAATGCTGATGATTATATGAATAGAGTTACAGCGCTTCATCCAGACCTTACTGGAGAAGGCGTTAAAAAGGGGAGCCTGAACTTCATCATACGATGTGGTTCTTCAGATGCAGCGGACGCCTTGTGGAATGCCTACAGTAGAGGAATGCTAGATAGAATGGCGGATGAAACATTTCTATCCATACCTATTCTAGATGATATCGGTGCCAGGATGTTGTCTTTGgaaacatttgtagattatCAGGAATACTTACAGTGTAAGGAAGAGATCACACGTGGAGGTATGCGATGGTGATTTTTCATTCATGTCTtgtaaatttataattttatgCACCTATGTTTTTCAATCATTTGCATTCGCaggaaaagtttattttacacaaatatacaaatcaaagaactcAGAATCAAAGAAAAGACATTGTTGTAAGCATTGTCATGATATCTCCACGGATCACTCAAGACGTTATTACAGATTCTCCACTACTTGCACATTCTCTTTGCTTAGATATCCCCCGTCAGGTATCTTCAAAAGGTGCTAATTCGCCGGAAGATATGTGTGACGTCGAGCTGGTAAGCATAATGAACATGGAAGTTGAGAAACAGGCGAAAGAGCAAACCATTTGTATCCAAAGGAAGCAGATCAATGTGAAGATAGAGACCAAGGACAAGCTACAGTCGACAGTCTTCAGTGAGAGTCAAACCTTCAGCGAAAGTGAGAAAGCCAGTGTGGATGAGTGGGTGATGCTGAAAAGAAGAATGCAACAATCTATTGACAAGTTGGTCCTCAAGGAAGACggggaaaaattgaaacaacaAAAGAAGATGCTCATCTATGATTTGTTATCAATCAAAACTATCACGAAAAGAAAGGTTGAAGAACTCGAGGATGTGAGATTATCTCATGACCGGATAATGAAAGGTTAGTATACAGTCATGTTAGAATAAGGCGTACATTTCCTGAGTATCACACACATATTTTTAGTCCTGTGTTCAGTACGTAAGAGATTATCCATACTAGTGGCTATATCTCTTCGGTTCAAAGATCATATTTTGAACTCATTGAAAATTGTTGACCATAATGTTTCTCTAAGCGTCGTTCTTAGCCAAGTCAAAATCAATAtgtcttttatttgttttcttgttAAGTGCACATTTATGTCGATTTTGGTgcattgaaaatattgtttctcCTCAATTCTGCTGGTTTCGTTTAGACCCCTGATGACCCCATACTTACTTATCGATTTTCTCTTGAACAAAAACGCTCAGTCTGATCTCAAAACTACAAGAAAGTGTTCTACATGGtatcaatttaatttaattttacaaattaataTTGCCTAAATTAATGTTGCCAATGTTGCCTAAACTGTCATTACACCtgttaaatgtaaacaaatcgtactgttttcaataaaatgactgCCATTTTTAAGTTTCACACTTGAATACCAACTGAGTGCAACAGATTGATTTATTTACCCGATATTCAGTTATTGATGTGAAATAGTATTACCGCGGGCGCTAGAATCATTGCCAACTTCACAGTTCAAAAAGTTTTACTCAGCAAGTGGAAATCATGAAAGTTACATTAGTTTATAATG
This window harbors:
- the LOC139127405 gene encoding uncharacterized protein — translated: MADIEHDLFRHASTQTNADDYMNRVTALHPDLTGEGVKKGSLNFIIRCGSSDAADALWNAYSRGMLDRMADETFLSIPILDDIGARMLSLETFVDYQEYLQCKEEITRGDIPRQVSSKGANSPEDMCDVELVSIMNMEVEKQAKEQTICIQRKQINVKIETKDKLQSTVFSESQTFSESEKASVDEWVMLKRRMQQSIDKLVLKEDGEKLKQQKKMLIYDLLSIKTITKRKVEELEDVRLSHDRIMKGIVPKDTVRRLSRQGNGPGEVWSPQGLTINHNGQVVVSDYGDGTQPGSVKTVTADTAQIISTITFHGLPNTFKPTDVKMSKNNLYYIADDGNKCILVCDAKSRLKQIIDIGEVTHLRYVLVQTTLFL